The nucleotide window CATGGAGATCGTTCATCCCCTGCCGATGTGTCTTAGCCTCTTTGCTTTCGTTTCCTTCTTTTCCTATCCTTGCATGGTCTCCTGTAGCGAGAATCCTCATCGTAATACCAACCAGCAGCAGACGTACGTCATCCAATTGGAAACGCCGACCGCGTCCTTGGATGCCGACGGTCTCAACATCTGGCACAAATCCTTCCTGCCAGTGTCGGACGACGACTCCGCTCGACGGCTGGTTCACTCCTACAGTCAAGTCTTCAGTGGGTTCGCCGCAAGGCTTACGGAGGAGGAGGCGAGGAGCGTGGCGAAGAAGGAGGGTTTCCTGCGTGTGTATCCGGACAGCGTCTTGCCTCTTCTCACTACCCACACGCCCGGCTTCCTCGGCCTTCAAAGTGGCGGAGGCACGTGGAGGGCTGCCAGCTTTGGCAAGGGGATCATCATCGGACTCCTTGACTCTGGTTTGGATCACGATCACCCTTCCTTCCATGATGACGGCGTGCCTCCGCCACCTACCAAATGGAAAGGCTCATGCGGATTCAAGACCGGCTGTAACAACAAGCTCATCGGCGCGAAGAACTTGCTCGGCGGCAGCAGCCCGGATGGGCCTATAGACGCTGATGGGCATGGTACGCACACGGCAAGCACAGCAGCCGGAAACTTTTTGAACAACGCGAGCTATTATGGCTTGGCCGGCGGCACGGCGGCAGGGATTGCACCACACGCTCACCTAGCCATCTACAAGGTGTGCATAACTGGGCGATGCCAACTCTCCGACGTACTAGCGGGGATCGATGCGGCCGTGGGAGATGGTGTCGACGTGATCTCCATTTCTATAGGTGGAGAAGGCACCCCTATCGATGATGACCTTCTGGCCATTGGCGCATTTGGAGCTGTCAAGAAAGGGATATTTGTCAGCTGTGCCGCTGGCAATAGCGGACCAGGCGAGCGTACCGTTGCGAATGAAGCACCATGGTTACTAACCGTGGCGGCGAGCACCGTCGACAGAAGCCAAAGAGCGACCGTGAAGCTGGGCGACGGCCAAAAGTTTAATGGCGAGTCTCTCGATCAGTACCCGACCTCGGGTGGAAGTTTGCTTACACTTTTCCATATGTACACCGATCCCtattgcaaatccttgaacaccAGCCAAGTCGAGGGTAAGGTGGTCGCCTGCTTGGTTTACCGAACTCCCAACTACACAGCTACTCTTGTTAAGGCAGCGGGTGGCGTCGGCGTAATACTCATCTCCACTGAAATCGAGGGATACACTATCCTTGACAACAGATGCAACTTCCCTGCAGCAATAGTAAGCAACGAGGATGGCGATAGAATCACATCCTATGCCACTTTAGCCACCAAGCCTACGGTATCCATCACTTATGACGGCACCATTATCGGATCATCTCCTGCTCCGGTCGTCGCTTCTTTCTCGTCGAGGGGTCCTTCCATAAATGTGCCGGGCATTCTTAAGCCCGACGTCTCCGGCCCAGGTGTCAACATTCTAGCGGCATGGCCTTCTGATGTGGTGGGTGGGGATGGACGTATGGGTCGAATGACCTTCAATTTCGAATCAGGTACCTCCATGGCGACCCCTCATCTGAGCGGGGTTGCTGCACTCCTAAAGAGCTTGCATCCCGGTTGGTCGCCGGCAGCCATCAAGTCCGCGATCATCACCACCTCAGACGACAAAGACGGAGATGGAAATCAGATTATGGACCAACAGCACACGACCGCCGGCTTCTTCGCGATGGGCGCAGGACATGTGAATCCGTCGAAGGCTGCTGACCCTGGTCTGGTTTACGACCTGGGTATCGACGACTACATAGCCTACGTCTGTGGCAAGTTCGGGAACAAAGGTGTCAGAGACATCGTTCGTGATACAACCGTCGACTGTGGGAAGATCAACAACATCACGGAATCAGAGTTGAATTATCCGTCAATTGTCGTTGCCCCAATGAACGGAACCGCCGCGACGGTGAAGCGGACGGTGACCAATGTCGGGCAGGCGAAGTCGAGTTAcacggtggaggtggaggtgccgGAGACGGTGTCTGTGACTGTTAGGCCTCCGAGTCTAAGCTTCTCTGAAGTGAACCAGAAGATGAGTTTCTTGGTGACGGCAAAGTGGACGACGGCAGGGCTTCCCACGAGGAATGCGGAAGGAAACTTGAAGTGGGTTTCA belongs to Musa acuminata AAA Group cultivar baxijiao chromosome BXJ1-11, Cavendish_Baxijiao_AAA, whole genome shotgun sequence and includes:
- the LOC103970855 gene encoding subtilisin-like protease 4, coding for MVSCSENPHRNTNQQQTYVIQLETPTASLDADGLNIWHKSFLPVSDDDSARRLVHSYSQVFSGFAARLTEEEARSVAKKEGFLRVYPDSVLPLLTTHTPGFLGLQSGGGTWRAASFGKGIIIGLLDSGLDHDHPSFHDDGVPPPPTKWKGSCGFKTGCNNKLIGAKNLLGGSSPDGPIDADGHGTHTASTAAGNFLNNASYYGLAGGTAAGIAPHAHLAIYKVCITGRCQLSDVLAGIDAAVGDGVDVISISIGGEGTPIDDDLLAIGAFGAVKKGIFVSCAAGNSGPGERTVANEAPWLLTVAASTVDRSQRATVKLGDGQKFNGESLDQYPTSGGSLLTLFHMYTDPYCKSLNTSQVEGKVVACLVYRTPNYTATLVKAAGGVGVILISTEIEGYTILDNRCNFPAAIVSNEDGDRITSYATLATKPTVSITYDGTIIGSSPAPVVASFSSRGPSINVPGILKPDVSGPGVNILAAWPSDVVGGDGRMGRMTFNFESGTSMATPHLSGVAALLKSLHPGWSPAAIKSAIITTSDDKDGDGNQIMDQQHTTAGFFAMGAGHVNPSKAADPGLVYDLGIDDYIAYVCGKFGNKGVRDIVRDTTVDCGKINNITESELNYPSIVVAPMNGTAATVKRTVTNVGQAKSSYTVEVEVPETVSVTVRPPSLSFSEVNQKMSFLVTAKWTTAGLPTRNAEGNLKWVSGKRVVRSPLVVSIL